GATTTATGACCTTTCTGAGGTCTCTATTCAATGCCACACATGTTCACAAAGTCTCTCCAATCTGGCTGGTTGGAATTCAAACACCTCTCACCACTATGTGAGCTCTCAGAGTTTCTCCATTTATAAATCCCTGAtgaacagtttttattttcaccTCATGTAGCACACATGCATCTATGTCCATGTAACTATAGCTAATAAACCTTTCATTTAAAAGGCTTATGGATAAGCCTTATGTAATGTAGGAAGAAACTGCGGAAACTATCTGACACTAAAGTCagtcttctagaaaaaaaaaattttatagaatGAAGGGTGGCAACcatcaagaggaaaagaaagcaagctgAGTTTCTTGGAACcattacaagaagaaaaagaaaacagaaaacgcTGGCCTAGACCTCAAAACTGAACCTTAAGTCTAATCAAATAAAATGATCCATCTGAAGTTTCTCAATACTAACTATAgacaatttcaagatgactggcTGGGACTTGAGGTAGAGTGTGATGAGGAGACATCATTATTCCTTGGGGTTAGAATCATAGCCTTGACCTCATTATAATAACTTAACCAATAATCTGAGCTCCCTTATGATAGCAGTGCATATGCTTTGCAGATTAACCACGGACTAAGAATCTCCTTTGGTCTTGGGTATTATTCCAAAATACATAACCCACAGGGTTCCATTTCTCACCCAGTATAATCATTCCTACGCAGAACATTATCAAAAGACAGAAACTGGCTTGGGGTATTCAAGTGAACGGGTTCAGCTAAGTAGCAATTCAAATATAAGCAAAGGAAACCAGCCCAAAACACATTAAGCGTTGAGGATGAGCCCTTCCTGTCTGATAATCAAGGTGACTTAAGCTTCACCATGAATTATTGATATTAATGATCCACTGTGAGCAAGATGATCTCGAAGGTGCTTTCTAACTGTGAAATATTAGTCTGTCTTATCTATCAAACATAACTGATGACTTATCACTGCACACGTTTTACAGACGACACTTCTGTCTTTCCCAactaaaagtaaatatttcaacTCTTGTCATCATCCAAAGGTGCCACCACTTTTATTTGTTTACCGGATCATAAGATGATCCCGGCCCGTTACCCTTGACCTAGTCAGACCTCCACAAAAGACTTAATGGTGCTACTTGGGATGCATTTCCTTGCTGCTTTGTGCAGGCGGCTTTCGCATTGCTGCATAGACAGTGATGGGAACGTCGGTTATTGTCAGGCAATGACTTCCAGGGCATCTTCGGAGTTGcctaaataaaacaacaaatgacATGTAGTGctatataaaaaaggaaatttttttcagaGCACCAAAGTTTGAATGCATATTCAGCTAAGTCATTTTGAAATCTCTCAatgtcagaaaataattttaacacaGTGGCACTAACAGAGCACATTTTAGACTTACATTGCAAAGAAAATGTGGCTAAATGGTGTGCCATACACTTAATCAAAGGAAATTTATAAAGATAACCTTCCATATGTTCATTCTGAAAGGTATGCAGTGATTACTTAATAGCCAAGAAAAGTGGAGGGGGAAGTGCATAGTTGTAAACCTAAGTGATAATACTATGGCAATTCATATGTATATGCATCTTAAAATCACTCCAGTTGAGtgatttaaaaactatttgtggaaaaaatataaaactgaacatTTGACTCCATGTACTATTCAAATGTCAATAGGATCTCAAGTTTAAAAGAGCCTTAAATGACATTGTCTAAAAATACACCGAGCGCTTGAATTTCCTTTCCAACATCCCCACCAAACAATAACCCAACCTTAAACATTTCTAAAGACTAGTGATAACTATTTCTCAAAGTCATCTGTTTTATACCTGAACAACTCTGATGTTTAAAGTACCTCCCTTATTAAGTTTAAATTCGTGTTCTGAAAATTTCCAAGCCATGAAAAATCAATGTACTATTTGCTAtggtaaacagaagaaaaaatcctattatagttttcttcaattttgcaaaaatgattttgtttcatAGAATCTTCACCTCTATATCACTTACCTTCTGCCAAATGTCAAGTAAAAGCCAAAGTGACACTAAATCTGAGGTCTgagttttttcatattttatagccttatgcctagaacagtgccctGCACATAAAAAACACTGAGGTTTGCTTATTTGATGGACTGTTATATAATcttgaaactataaacaaaaaaaCCAAGATAAATATTTACCCCCAAAAAATGGTCTACCATTCAGACTTACAGAGGTATAACACACAGACTCTATGCTAAGAAAACCTAGGCTCTGTTAAGATTAAtttaatgggacttccctggccgtccggtggttaacacttcacctttcaaggcagggggtgtgggttcaatccctggtcagggacctaagaccccacatgccctgcagtcaaaaatggaaacataaaacagaaggagtattgtaacaaattcaataaagacttttaaaaaaatgggcgacatcaaaaaaaaaaaaaaagcctttataAAAAATACCAATTTAATAACAGCAATATTCCGGGGCTTCTTTCTTATTAACTGAATGTTAACTAAAGCTCGTATTGATGATAGCCATATATGTCTCCTCAGTTATTAGGGTAAGAAGACTTTTTACCTGGTTGGTGACATCTCTTTCCCATTACAGGTAGCACTGGAGCTCAGTCCAGGCTCCAGCCCAATTGAAGAATCTCCCCCTTCCACTGGAAACCTCCTTGGCTGAGTCCCAAACCGAAAAGGCATAATTCACTGAAAACCTAGGTTAGAAAGTTAAAATAAGGGAGATGAGAGGTGAGCTGTTTTCAAAAAGCTCTTCGGAATTCTTAACATTAATTCTGCTACAGGCACATAGAAACATtctgaaaaatgacatttttaaagatcTATAAAAGTGCATGCATACTCTATACAACTCTCTCTTACATACAATTTTAAGTCTTGAGCAAATATAAAATGGCCACTAGATAAAATTAAACTGTGTCCTATGGTTAACATAACTGAAATCCATTTCTGCTATATGAAAAATAACTATCTGACTTTGGTTATGGCAACAACAGACTTGacctccctgcctctctgcctaTTTACGCACTTCTCCTCCTTTGATACACAGCCGTTTCACATCTATGTGATATCTACAGCTATTCCTTCTGTCCCTGGTGATCATTCGGTAACCCCTGCTCCTCCACACTTACGGTGCGTTAGTTAAGAAAGTGCCATGGGAGACTTGGAttgacctggattcaaatcctggttctggcACTTCCCAACTATGTAATCTTAGGAAAGATACTTAACCAAGTATGCTTCCAAAAATAAACTGAGCTTAGTAATGGTATCCACCTCCAGGGTAataatgaggattaaatgaagtaatacatGAAAAATGCAGTGCCTAAGACATAGTACATGCTCAATAGATGTTAACTACTATTACTCAGCAGTTGCTGAGcatcattatatatacatatataatgcaaTGTATACATGAGATGTGTATGATACACACACAGCTACACAAAATAAGCTCCTTACTGCCCACTGTTGCCTCTGCTTGGAAttcttccccaccccactgcTCCCACTCTTTACTTGTTAGGACCAAATCATtcattaagtctgaatttaaatttcactttctcAGAGGTGCCCTTTATAACCCTCCATTATAAGTTTTCTTAGCACTCTATTACTACTTTGTAACAGTTATCATCACTCTGATTCAGGATTTCTCAACTGCAACACTACTGACATTTAGGATCATGTAACTTTTTGTTGAGGATGGAGGAGGCTGTCCTGCACCTTGTGGGAAGTTCTGTAGCATCCAAGGCCTCCACTTACTTACACACCAATAGCACCCTACCCCCAAAGTTGTGACAgtcaaaaatgtcttcagacattACCAAATGTCTCTTGgtagaaaaggggagaaaaatgtCCACCTGTTAAGAACCAGTGCTCTAAAATTCTGTAAATGTTTTTCCTTAATCattgtcccccccacccccactctcatTCTATGTCTTTGCCACCATGGATTTAATCCTTAAtacctaaaacagtgcctgggaaagtgaaagtgaaaatgctagTCTCCGAcacactgcaaccccatggactgtagcctcccaggttccgctgttcatg
The genomic region above belongs to Bos indicus isolate NIAB-ARS_2022 breed Sahiwal x Tharparkar chromosome 9, NIAB-ARS_B.indTharparkar_mat_pri_1.0, whole genome shotgun sequence and contains:
- the FAM229B gene encoding protein FAM229B — encoded protein: MPFRFGTQPRRFPVEGGDSSIGLEPGLSSSATCNGKEMSPTRQLRRCPGSHCLTITDVPITVYAAMRKPPAQSSKEMHPK